The sequence taattaacacattttaacacaatgtcatgttttgttcttCTTAGTGCCAGAGATGCCTTGACATTCCTGTGAATAAAGAGCGTCCTCTGATTacttctctctcacacataagCCTCACCACATCATGGCGGATCCCAGTTCCATCCATACTTCAGAGTCTTTGCCTTTTGCCGCCATGTACCATCTTCAGACGCAAAGTCAAAGGTCAAACTGCAGCATTTTCCAAAACAGTTCTATTAACAGACTAAGCCAGTATGAGGAAAGCAGTAACCTCATATGTGACTCTAATGACAATTGTACTACTGCCGGAACAAGTATGAATGGAGTTAATGTGCAGATCGGCTCAGGATACTGGGAACCTGAGTCTTTGGTTTTACCTCCATCTGTAGCACTGAACAGAATTAAAGCTTCCTCTGAAGGATATGGTGGAGAGTGGAATTACAATTTACATCAGCAGATCGCAGTCGAAAATTATGGTCCAACTGAAGGCAATCGACAGAAACTTGACTCTTTTTCTGATGCCTTTCATGGAAGAGGCATTTCTAGGATCACCAACAGTGGGGAACAGATTGGATACAACGTACAGCCAAACAACTCTCCTCATCCTCACGCTTTTCCTTCCCTGTCCTTACCTCTGGTTCTAAGCCCTCCTCCTACACCActtcctcctccatctctctctcctCCTAAACGGCCTTCACAATCACAGAACCAGACGCAGTCACCTTCTGAAGGTTCCCTGCGGTTCTTTCCACCTCCTTCTTGTACCGGTTCCATCCTTCCAGGGAGTTTCCCACCTACCCACTGGCTCTATCTTCCCACTGATGCCAGTGGGAACGCAGACATTACACAGCAACTTCCTCAAGACACGAGTCCATCCTCAGTCTATCCAGAAGGGGTAGAGATTAGCCTGAGACAGTTGAGTGCAACAGACACAGGTATCTAAGCTAACACAATCTGCTCTGTTTCTTGGTAGACAAGTCATTTTTTGGAAAGCTCACTGTTAACAAATTTTAGCTTCTACGATTAATCATTACTCTTTAAACTGTTCTGTAGATACTTCTTCATGTTCTCCTCTGACACAACATCAACCACCAATATCTATACCAAAGCTTAAACAAGAGCATGATGCTGTTACCTCTGAACATCATATGACATGGTCTCAGgtgatttattttgttatttttttgttattcaaTAAACCAATTGAATGACTGTTtcaattatattgttattagtatttgGGTCAGATTTGTTAAAGGTGTTGTTAGTGGCACATAATTAAAGCTTAGAGCTCAAGATACGAAGGTGATGAGGTAAAATGTACATAACATCTACATAATGTTTGTCATAAGTGCACAGTTTTTTGGAGCTTTTGCATCTGTCACAGCATATCAATTGCACACTGGTAAAAGTGTTATAAAGCTGCTGTGGTTAAAAAAAAGGTCAACattacaaacaaaa is a genomic window of Trichomycterus rosablanca isolate fTriRos1 chromosome 4, fTriRos1.hap1, whole genome shotgun sequence containing:
- the LOC134311921 gene encoding uncharacterized protein LOC134311921: MADPSSIHTSESLPFAAMYHLQTQSQRSNCSIFQNSSINRLSQYEESSNLICDSNDNCTTAGTSMNGVNVQIGSGYWEPESLVLPPSVALNRIKASSEGYGGEWNYNLHQQIAVENYGPTEGNRQKLDSFSDAFHGRGISRITNSGEQIGYNVQPNNSPHPHAFPSLSLPLVLSPPPTPLPPPSLSPPKRPSQSQNQTQSPSEGSLRFFPPPSCTGSILPGSFPPTHWLYLPTDASGNADITQQLPQDTSPSSVYPEGVEISLRQLSATDTDTSSCSPLTQHQPPISIPKLKQEHDAVTSEHHMTWSQMMQTSQPFSPLHHPHAPAEQLEVHEDTKPTSGFQQPRCLYLSSSQNTPSTVYTGIPFHSVLQSGWDRAFL